One window from the genome of Bacteroidia bacterium encodes:
- the rpmC gene encoding 50S ribosomal protein L29 — protein sequence MIQQDIKQLTTKELRERLKDERAHLTKSKMTHAVSPVENPMKLRDDRRTVARLLTELRKRELEEKAK from the coding sequence ATGATACAACAAGATATAAAACAGCTTACAACGAAGGAACTTCGTGAAAGGCTAAAAGACGAAAGAGCGCATTTGACTAAATCAAAGATGACACATGCCGTTTCTCCTGTTGAAAATCCGATGAAATTAAGAGACGACAGAAGAACTGTTGCGAGATTATTGACAGAGTTGCGTAAAAGAGAATTGGAAGAAAAAGCAAAATAA
- a CDS encoding gliding motility-associated C-terminal domain-containing protein has protein sequence MKNNYSIKGILLKMVLLLFLTNSTFAQNKWLYFANSGNACPSCIQVGNINITGTKLTVEAKIIKIPDGTTSCIPTYPGVGYDVVSKHDNPNDVNYLLRPNHAEITTTNGFFETTPAPITYNTCYHIAMVYDGSWLKFYLDGNVYDSVAVTGNMITNSWLTNIGFHASLAPAHNTQYFGYVDEVRIWDVARTKCEIQTYMNQPLPNPSTQVGLLGYYNFENGYNNIQGNPTFNGVPMGNPQRVVNSTACPFSGLNLSVSNDTTICLGQSIILTAGGASTYTWSGGGTDSSITVNPTSSTTYYVYGTKGCTAGEDSVTVTVSPNTAPSITISNDTTICSGQNIVLTASGASTYSWSTGSTNSSVSVNPTNTTTYYVYGSSGSTACSTTEDSVKVNIVVPINLTISNDTTVCSGQSVTLNASGANTYSWSTGSTNSSITVNPTNATTYYVYGSTACGTTEDSVTVHTSNSPPVLTITNDTTICPGQSIVLIASGASTYSWSTGATSSSITVNPSNGSTTYYVYGANACGIVKDSVKVQIFPNGSPLSVSNDTTICPGQTVILNASGASNYLWTGGATTSSITVNPTSTNIYYVYTNTICGIKHDSIIVSILSTAQPQFIYTVSPCVAPVSFTNQTTGLENYFWNFGDGESSTNQNPSHVYSASGSYIVTLITNKGTPCSDSIQQTISYAMDSILALNVPNVFTPNGDGKNDVFKISGLNDCKIYNLTIYNRWGMKVFETNNPETDFWNGNISSTTGQPAPDGIYYYVLSGDKSVTGFVTILR, from the coding sequence ATGAAAAACAATTATTCAATTAAAGGAATTTTGTTAAAAATGGTTCTTCTCCTTTTTTTGACTAATAGTACTTTTGCACAGAACAAATGGCTTTATTTCGCAAATTCTGGAAATGCTTGTCCGAGTTGTATTCAAGTTGGTAATATTAATATTACAGGTACAAAGCTGACCGTAGAGGCGAAAATTATTAAAATTCCAGATGGGACAACAAGTTGTATTCCTACTTATCCAGGTGTTGGATATGATGTAGTTTCAAAACATGACAATCCTAATGATGTCAATTATCTTCTTCGTCCTAATCATGCAGAAATTACAACTACTAATGGATTCTTTGAAACAACGCCTGCGCCAATAACATATAATACTTGTTATCATATAGCAATGGTTTATGATGGGAGCTGGTTGAAATTTTATTTAGATGGAAATGTATATGATTCGGTTGCTGTTACTGGTAATATGATAACAAATAGTTGGTTAACAAATATTGGTTTTCATGCAAGTCTTGCTCCTGCACATAATACACAATATTTTGGATATGTTGATGAAGTACGAATCTGGGATGTTGCTAGGACAAAATGCGAAATACAAACTTATATGAATCAGCCATTACCTAACCCTTCAACGCAAGTTGGATTATTAGGATACTACAATTTTGAAAATGGATATAATAATATACAGGGAAACCCCACTTTTAACGGTGTCCCAATGGGTAATCCTCAGAGAGTTGTAAATAGTACTGCTTGTCCTTTTTCTGGATTAAATTTGTCAGTTAGTAATGATACCACGATTTGTCTGGGACAATCCATAATACTTACGGCAGGTGGTGCGAGCACTTATACTTGGTCGGGTGGTGGTACAGATTCTTCAATAACCGTAAATCCAACGAGTTCGACTACTTACTACGTTTATGGAACTAAAGGATGTACTGCCGGAGAAGATTCAGTTACTGTTACTGTTTCTCCAAACACAGCTCCATCTATTACTATAAGTAATGATACCACGATTTGTTCAGGACAAAATATTGTTTTGACAGCAAGTGGCGCAAGTACGTATTCTTGGTCAACAGGTTCTACAAACTCTTCTGTTAGTGTGAATCCGACAAATACTACCACTTATTATGTTTATGGAAGTTCTGGAAGCACAGCATGTAGTACAACGGAAGATTCTGTTAAAGTGAACATTGTAGTTCCGATTAATTTAACTATAAGTAATGATACTACGGTTTGCTCTGGACAGTCTGTTACATTAAATGCAAGCGGTGCTAATACGTATTCTTGGTCAACAGGTTCTACAAACTCCTCTATTACTGTGAATCCGACAAATGCCACCACTTATTATGTTTATGGAAGTACGGCATGTGGTACAACAGAAGATTCTGTTACTGTTCATACATCAAATAGTCCACCTGTTCTGACAATCACTAACGACACTACAATTTGTCCGGGACAGAGTATTGTTTTGATAGCAAGTGGCGCAAGTACGTATTCATGGTCAACAGGAGCCACATCTTCATCTATTACTGTTAATCCGTCAAATGGTTCAACAACCTATTACGTTTATGGCGCTAATGCTTGTGGCATAGTAAAAGATTCAGTAAAAGTTCAGATTTTTCCGAATGGTTCGCCTTTGAGTGTAAGTAACGATACGACAATTTGTCCGGGACAAACTGTTATATTGAATGCGTCAGGCGCGAGCAATTATTTATGGACAGGCGGAGCTACTACTTCATCTATTACTGTAAATCCGACAAGCACAAATATTTATTATGTTTATACAAATACAATTTGCGGTATCAAACACGATTCAATTATTGTCAGTATTTTAAGCACAGCGCAACCTCAATTTATTTACACAGTATCGCCTTGCGTAGCTCCTGTAAGTTTTACAAACCAAACAACAGGTTTAGAGAATTATTTTTGGAATTTTGGTGATGGAGAATCAAGTACAAATCAAAATCCTTCTCACGTTTATTCGGCAAGTGGTTCGTACATTGTAACTCTTATTACTAACAAAGGAACTCCATGTTCAGATTCAATTCAACAAACAATAAGTTATGCAATGGATTCTATTTTAGCGTTGAATGTTCCGAATGTTTTTACGCCAAATGGCGATGGAAAAAATGATGTGTTTAAAATTTCTGGATTAAATGATTGTAAAATATATAATTTGACAATTTACAATCGCTGGGGAATGAAAGTTTTTGAAACCAATAATCCGGAAACTGATTTTTGGAATGGAAACATATCATCAACAACAGGACAACCTGCGCCGGATGGCATTTATTATTATGTATTATCAGGCGATAAATCAGTAACTGGTTTCGTAACTATTTTGAGATAA
- the rplW gene encoding 50S ribosomal protein L23 encodes MEVLIKPIITEKMTSMGEKFNRYGFVVDSRVNKIQVKEAVEKMYGVTVSSVNVINYIGKMKTRNTTKGVVSGRVNRNKKAIVTLKKGETIDFYSGI; translated from the coding sequence ATGGAAGTTTTAATAAAACCAATCATTACTGAAAAAATGACTTCGATGGGCGAAAAATTCAATCGCTACGGGTTTGTTGTGGATAGTAGAGTGAATAAAATCCAAGTCAAAGAAGCAGTTGAAAAAATGTACGGAGTTACGGTAAGTTCAGTAAACGTAATTAATTATATTGGAAAGATGAAAACGCGTAACACAACGAAAGGTGTAGTTAGCGGAAGAGTGAATAGAAACAAAAAAGCAATTGTTACGCTTAAAAAAGGCGAAACTATTGATTTTTATAGCGGAATATAA
- the rpsC gene encoding 30S ribosomal protein S3, with the protein MGQKANPISTRLGIIKGWDSNWYGGRNYADKLVEDEQIRNYLRARLAKGGISKIIIERTLKLITVTINTARPGIIIGKGGKEVDKIKEELKKVTKKDVQINIFEIKRPELDANIVADSIARQIEGRISYRRASKMAVASTMRMGAEGIKIKCSGRLAGAEMARVEGYKEGRTPLHTFRADIDYATAEAHTTYGRIGIKVWICKGEIYGKRDLSPNIGATGGANKEKKGGFGGGHDRGAHGGGHAGGAPNKFKPNPNFKKKDFGDKK; encoded by the coding sequence ATGGGACAAAAAGCAAATCCGATAAGCACAAGACTGGGAATCATAAAAGGTTGGGATTCCAATTGGTACGGTGGAAGAAATTATGCCGACAAATTGGTAGAAGATGAACAAATAAGAAATTATTTAAGAGCTCGTTTAGCAAAAGGAGGTATTTCAAAAATTATTATTGAAAGAACACTTAAATTGATTACGGTAACGATTAATACAGCACGTCCCGGAATCATTATCGGAAAAGGCGGAAAAGAAGTTGATAAAATAAAAGAAGAGTTAAAAAAAGTTACTAAGAAAGACGTACAAATAAATATTTTTGAAATAAAACGTCCGGAATTAGATGCAAACATTGTTGCGGATAGTATTGCTCGTCAAATAGAAGGACGTATTTCTTACAGAAGAGCGAGTAAAATGGCGGTAGCTTCTACCATGAGAATGGGGGCAGAAGGTATAAAAATAAAATGTTCTGGTCGTTTGGCTGGTGCTGAGATGGCGAGAGTTGAAGGGTATAAAGAAGGAAGAACACCATTGCATACATTTAGAGCAGACATTGATTACGCTACAGCAGAAGCGCATACAACATACGGTAGAATTGGAATAAAAGTGTGGATTTGTAAAGGTGAGATTTATGGAAAGAGAGATCTTTCTCCAAATATCGGAGCAACTGGTGGAGCAAACAAAGAGAAAAAAGGTGGATTTGGTGGAGGTCATGATCGCGGAGCACACGGAGGAGGACATGCAGGTGGGGCACCGAATAAATTTAAACCGAATCCGAATTTCAAGAAAAAAGATTTTGGTGATAAAAAATAA
- the rplV gene encoding 50S ribosomal protein L22, whose amino-acid sequence MGVRKQNTANEKKEAKKTTYFAKLNNCPTSPRKMRLLADLIRGQEVYKALNVLKFNPKEASGRLEKLLTSAIANYEAKTGNRPEDANLFVKEVFVDSGLQLKRLRTAPQGRANRVRKRSNHVTLIVGEKELKEEKKS is encoded by the coding sequence ATGGGCGTAAGAAAACAAAATACAGCTAACGAGAAAAAAGAGGCAAAGAAAACAACTTATTTTGCGAAGTTGAACAATTGCCCAACATCTCCACGAAAAATGAGATTGTTAGCAGATTTGATAAGAGGACAAGAAGTTTATAAAGCATTGAATGTTTTAAAATTTAATCCGAAAGAAGCTTCTGGAAGATTGGAAAAATTGTTGACTTCTGCGATTGCGAATTACGAAGCAAAAACAGGCAACAGACCGGAAGATGCAAACTTATTTGTAAAAGAAGTTTTTGTGGATAGCGGTTTGCAATTAAAACGCCTTCGTACAGCACCTCAAGGAAGAGCTAACAGAGTTAGAAAACGTTCTAACCATGTAACCTTAATTGTTGGCGAGAAGGAATTAAAAGAAGAAAAAAAATCTTAA
- the rplD gene encoding 50S ribosomal protein L4, which translates to MELVVTNISGKKTAKKINLSDSIFGIEPNDHAIYLDVKQHMANKRQGTHKSKERNEVSGSTRKIKKQKGTGGARAGSIKSGTIVGGGRIFGPRPRDYSFKLNKKTKELARKSALTYKAKDNGIVILEDFNFDTVKTKSYLEMVKNLNLSDKKTLLVLAESNKNIYLSSRNLSNTKVVIASELNTYDVLNAHNLLLSESSVKQIENILS; encoded by the coding sequence ATGGAATTAGTTGTAACAAATATCAGCGGTAAAAAAACTGCCAAAAAAATAAATCTCAGCGATAGTATTTTTGGGATTGAGCCAAATGATCACGCCATTTATTTGGATGTGAAACAACACATGGCTAACAAAAGACAAGGAACTCATAAATCGAAAGAGAGAAATGAAGTTTCTGGTTCTACAAGAAAGATTAAAAAACAAAAAGGTACTGGTGGTGCTCGCGCAGGAAGTATTAAATCGGGAACGATTGTAGGTGGTGGCCGTATTTTTGGTCCGCGCCCAAGAGATTATTCTTTCAAATTGAATAAAAAAACAAAAGAGTTGGCGCGTAAATCTGCTCTAACTTATAAGGCTAAAGACAACGGTATTGTTATTTTGGAAGACTTTAACTTCGACACAGTAAAAACAAAAAGTTATCTTGAAATGGTTAAGAATTTAAATCTTTCAGATAAAAAAACATTGTTAGTGCTTGCCGAATCAAATAAAAATATATATTTGTCGTCCCGAAATTTAAGCAACACAAAAGTTGTAATCGCTTCAGAATTAAACACATACGATGTTCTGAATGCACACAATCTTTTATTGTCAGAGAGTTCGGTGAAACAAATAGAGAATATATTAAGTTAA
- the rplB gene encoding 50S ribosomal protein L2, whose product MALKKLRPLTPGQRFKVANTNEDITASSPEKSLLASHKKSGGRNNTGKMTMRYIGGGHKKRYRIIDFKRDKHGIPAVVKTIEYDPNRTSRIALVSYADGEKRYIVAPNGLQVGQKIMSGPTATPEVGNAMLLSDVPLGTVIHNIELRPGQGANIARSAGSYAQLAAREGKFAVIKLPSGESRMILVTCLATVGSVSNADHNLERSGKAGRTRWQGKRPRTRPVVMNPVDHPMGGGEGRATGGHPRSRNGIPAKGYKTRYPKKASNKYIIERRKK is encoded by the coding sequence ATGGCTTTAAAAAAATTAAGACCTCTAACACCGGGGCAACGTTTCAAGGTTGCTAATACGAATGAAGATATTACTGCTTCATCGCCTGAAAAAAGTTTGTTAGCTTCGCATAAGAAGTCGGGAGGAAGAAATAATACAGGTAAAATGACTATGCGCTACATTGGCGGTGGTCATAAAAAAAGATATCGTATTATTGATTTTAAAAGAGATAAACACGGTATCCCTGCAGTTGTCAAAACAATTGAGTACGATCCAAACAGAACATCGCGTATTGCTTTAGTGAGCTATGCAGATGGTGAAAAAAGATATATTGTTGCTCCAAACGGTTTACAAGTAGGACAAAAAATAATGTCTGGACCCACAGCTACACCTGAAGTCGGTAATGCAATGTTATTAAGTGATGTTCCATTAGGAACGGTTATTCATAACATTGAATTAAGACCAGGACAAGGTGCAAATATCGCACGAAGTGCAGGATCTTACGCACAATTAGCAGCAAGAGAAGGTAAATTTGCAGTTATCAAATTACCTTCTGGCGAAAGCAGAATGATTTTAGTTACTTGTTTGGCAACAGTTGGTTCTGTTTCCAATGCAGATCATAATTTGGAGAGATCAGGAAAAGCGGGAAGAACAAGATGGCAAGGTAAACGCCCAAGAACACGTCCGGTTGTGATGAATCCTGTGGATCATCCAATGGGTGGTGGTGAAGGAAGAGCAACAGGAGGACATCCGAGATCAAGAAACGGAATCCCTGCTAAAGGATATAAAACAAGATATCCTAAAAAGGCTTCTAACAAATACATTATCGAAAGACGAAAAAAATAA
- the rpsL gene encoding 30S ribosomal protein S12, with translation MPTIQQLVRKGRVKSVNKSKSAALDSCPQRRGVCTRVYTTTPKKPNSAMRKVARVRLTNSREVNAYIPGEGHNLQEHSIVLIRGGRVKDLPGVRYHIVRGALDTSGVEGRNQRRSKYGTKKPKPGAVKAAAKK, from the coding sequence ATGCCTACAATACAACAATTAGTACGTAAAGGCCGTGTGAAATCGGTTAATAAGAGCAAATCTGCGGCATTGGATTCTTGTCCGCAAAGAAGAGGTGTTTGCACACGTGTTTACACTACAACGCCTAAAAAACCAAATTCTGCTATGAGAAAAGTAGCAAGGGTGCGGTTAACCAACAGCAGAGAGGTAAATGCATACATTCCCGGGGAAGGGCATAATTTGCAAGAACACTCAATTGTGTTGATTAGAGGTGGTAGAGTAAAAGATTTACCAGGAGTAAGATATCACATCGTGAGAGGTGCATTAGATACTTCAGGTGTAGAAGGCAGAAACCAAAGACGTTCGAAATACGGAACTAAAAAACCAAAACCAGGAGCTGTAAAAGCTGCTGCAAAAAAATAA
- the rplP gene encoding 50S ribosomal protein L16, with product MLQPKRTKYRKMHKMKMKGNAKRGAELSFGSFGIKATEGAWVTARQIEAARVAVTRFMKREGQIWINIFPDKPITKKPAEVRMGKGKGAPEYWVAVVKPGRIIFEADGVPVAVAKEALRLAAQKLPVNTKFIVRRDYSEETVKP from the coding sequence ATGTTACAGCCGAAAAGAACAAAGTATAGAAAAATGCACAAGATGAAAATGAAAGGGAACGCGAAACGCGGTGCCGAACTTTCTTTTGGATCTTTTGGAATTAAAGCGACGGAAGGTGCTTGGGTTACAGCACGTCAAATAGAAGCTGCAAGGGTTGCAGTAACGCGCTTTATGAAACGTGAAGGACAAATATGGATCAATATATTTCCGGATAAACCAATTACTAAAAAGCCTGCAGAGGTTCGTATGGGTAAAGGAAAAGGTGCGCCGGAATATTGGGTAGCCGTTGTAAAACCGGGAAGAATTATTTTTGAAGCAGACGGCGTTCCTGTTGCGGTAGCAAAAGAAGCTTTGCGTTTAGCAGCACAAAAATTGCCTGTAAATACAAAATTTATTGTAAGAAGAGATTACTCAGAAGAAACAGTTAAACCATGA
- the rpsJ gene encoding 30S ribosomal protein S10: MSQKIRIKLKSYDYNLVDKSAEKIVKTVKQTGAVVNGPIPLPTHKRIYTVLRSPHVNKKAREQFQLCSYKRLLDIYSSTSKTVDALMKLELPSGVEVEIKV; encoded by the coding sequence ATGAGCCAAAAAATCAGAATAAAATTAAAATCGTACGATTACAACTTGGTTGATAAATCAGCTGAAAAAATCGTGAAAACTGTAAAGCAAACAGGTGCTGTTGTTAACGGACCTATTCCTTTGCCGACGCATAAAAGAATTTATACTGTATTGCGTTCTCCACACGTAAATAAAAAAGCGAGAGAGCAATTTCAGTTGTGTTCATACAAAAGACTTTTGGACATTTACAGCTCTACTTCAAAAACGGTTGATGCGCTTATGAAATTAGAGTTGCCAAGCGGTGTAGAAGTAGAAATAAAAGTATAG
- the rpsG gene encoding 30S ribosomal protein S7 has translation MRKTKAKKRLLLPDPKFNDILVTRFVNNLMYDGKKSTAYDIFYEAIETVQKRTELDGLEIWKKALTNVTPAVEVRSRRVGGATFQIPQEVRPERKVAMAIKWLILYSRKRNEKSMGQKLAAEIISASKEEGAAFKKKEDTHRMAEANKAFSHFRF, from the coding sequence ATGAGAAAGACCAAAGCCAAGAAACGATTGTTGTTACCGGATCCAAAATTTAACGATATACTGGTAACCCGATTTGTAAATAATTTAATGTATGACGGAAAAAAAAGTACCGCATACGATATTTTTTATGAAGCTATCGAAACAGTTCAAAAAAGAACTGAGTTAGACGGATTGGAAATATGGAAAAAAGCCTTAACCAATGTTACGCCTGCAGTTGAAGTACGCAGCCGTAGAGTAGGAGGAGCTACTTTTCAAATTCCTCAAGAAGTTCGTCCAGAAAGAAAAGTGGCAATGGCGATAAAATGGTTGATTCTTTATTCGAGAAAACGAAATGAGAAATCAATGGGACAAAAATTAGCGGCAGAAATTATTTCTGCATCTAAAGAAGAAGGAGCGGCATTCAAGAAAAAAGAAGATACACATAGAATGGCAGAGGCGAACAAAGCATTCTCGCATTTCAGATTTTAA
- the fusA gene encoding elongation factor G — MSQDLNFTRNIGIAAHIDAGKTTCTERILYYTGVNHKIGEVHDGAATMDWMVQEQERGITITSAATTCFWNYRNNKYKVNIIDTPGHVDFTVEVNRSLRVLDGLVFLFSAVDGVEPQSETNWRLADNYNVTRIGFVNKMDRSGADFLNVVKQTREILGGNAVPLQLPIGAEENFIGVVDLINNRGIVWNEEDKGMTFKEVPIPEDMLEEVKEWREKLFESVSEFDDNIMQKFFDAPETITEREVLDALRKACISNKIVPMVCGSAFKNKGVQTMLDLVMELMPSPLDKPETKGTNPDTGEEITRRPDVNEPFTALAFKIATDPFVGRLCFFRTYAGHLDAGSYVLNTRSGNKERISRIFQMHANKQNAIDFIEAGDIGAAVGFKDIRTGDTLCAEKFPIVLEAMNFPEPVIGIAIEPKTQADLDRLGLSLNKLAEEDPTFRVKTDEDSGQTIISGMGELHLEIIVDRLKREFKVEVNQGAPQVAYKETIIGTIEHREVYKKQTGGRGKFADIKIIISPVDADWDVKKDALQFENDISGGNIPREFIPSVEKGFRAAMVNGVLAGYPMDSLKVTLIDGSYHNVDSDSLSFEICARTAFREALPKCKPVLLEPIMKVEVITPEQNMGDVVGDLNKRRGQIEGMDSKGMAQVVKAKVPLSEMFGYVTTLRTITSGRATSTMEFSHYAQTPANVSAEVVAKVKGKTEKV, encoded by the coding sequence ATGAGCCAGGATTTAAATTTTACGAGAAATATAGGTATCGCAGCGCATATTGATGCTGGTAAAACCACTTGTACGGAACGTATATTGTATTATACAGGTGTGAATCATAAAATTGGTGAAGTGCATGATGGCGCTGCTACGATGGACTGGATGGTACAAGAGCAAGAACGTGGTATCACAATTACATCTGCGGCTACTACTTGCTTTTGGAATTATCGTAACAATAAATACAAAGTAAATATTATAGATACTCCGGGTCACGTTGACTTTACTGTTGAGGTGAATCGTTCATTGCGTGTATTAGATGGATTGGTTTTCTTGTTTTCTGCTGTTGATGGTGTGGAACCTCAATCAGAAACCAACTGGCGTTTAGCCGATAATTACAATGTAACACGTATTGGTTTCGTTAATAAAATGGATCGCTCAGGCGCTGATTTTTTAAACGTAGTAAAACAAACACGCGAAATTTTAGGCGGTAACGCTGTTCCTTTGCAATTGCCAATTGGTGCAGAAGAAAATTTTATTGGTGTGGTGGATTTAATTAACAATCGTGGTATTGTTTGGAACGAAGAAGATAAAGGAATGACTTTTAAAGAAGTTCCTATTCCTGAAGATATGTTGGAGGAAGTGAAAGAGTGGAGAGAAAAATTGTTTGAATCGGTGTCGGAATTTGACGACAACATCATGCAAAAATTCTTCGATGCTCCGGAAACAATCACCGAAAGAGAAGTGTTAGATGCATTGCGTAAAGCTTGTATCTCTAATAAAATTGTTCCAATGGTTTGTGGTTCTGCCTTTAAAAATAAAGGTGTTCAAACCATGCTTGATTTGGTAATGGAATTAATGCCAAGTCCTTTGGATAAACCAGAAACAAAAGGAACGAATCCTGATACAGGAGAAGAAATTACACGTAGACCCGATGTTAACGAGCCTTTTACAGCATTAGCGTTTAAAATAGCAACCGATCCTTTTGTTGGACGTTTGTGCTTTTTCCGTACGTATGCAGGTCATTTGGATGCAGGTTCTTATGTTTTAAATACACGTTCAGGAAATAAAGAACGTATTTCTCGTATTTTTCAAATGCATGCTAACAAACAAAATGCAATTGATTTTATCGAAGCAGGAGATATTGGTGCAGCAGTTGGTTTTAAAGATATTCGCACAGGCGATACGCTTTGCGCAGAGAAATTTCCGATTGTGTTAGAAGCAATGAATTTTCCTGAACCAGTTATCGGTATTGCGATTGAGCCTAAAACTCAAGCAGATTTAGATCGTTTGGGATTATCCTTAAATAAATTAGCAGAGGAAGATCCAACTTTCCGTGTGAAAACAGACGAAGATTCTGGACAAACTATCATCAGTGGAATGGGCGAGCTTCACTTAGAAATTATCGTGGATCGTTTGAAACGCGAATTTAAAGTAGAAGTAAATCAAGGTGCTCCTCAGGTTGCTTACAAAGAGACAATCATTGGTACTATAGAACACCGTGAAGTTTATAAGAAACAAACAGGTGGTCGTGGTAAGTTTGCCGATATTAAAATTATTATTTCTCCTGTTGATGCAGATTGGGACGTTAAAAAAGATGCTTTGCAATTTGAAAATGATATATCAGGTGGTAATATTCCGCGTGAATTTATTCCTTCAGTAGAAAAAGGTTTCCGTGCAGCGATGGTGAATGGTGTGTTGGCTGGTTATCCGATGGATTCATTGAAAGTAACATTGATTGATGGTTCTTACCATAATGTCGATTCCGACTCATTGTCGTTTGAGATTTGTGCTCGTACCGCTTTCCGCGAAGCTTTGCCAAAATGTAAACCGGTTCTTTTAGAGCCAATCATGAAAGTAGAAGTGATAACACCTGAACAAAATATGGGTGATGTGGTAGGAGATTTGAATAAGCGAAGAGGTCAGATTGAAGGAATGGATTCAAAAGGAATGGCTCAAGTAGTAAAAGCTAAAGTGCCACTTTCCGAAATGTTTGGTTACGTAACAACATTGCGTACGATTACTTCCGGGCGTGCTACTTCAACAATGGAGTTTTCACATTACGCACAAACTCCTGCGAACGTTTCTGCAGAAGTAGTAGCAAAAGTAAAAGGTAAAACAGAAAAAGTATAA
- the rplC gene encoding 50S ribosomal protein L3 has product MSGLIGKKVGMTSAHGANGKYIPCTIIEAGPCVITQVKTLDKDGYNALQLGFDEKKEKNTSAAMKGHFAKSATTPKKKLVEFSDFEGEKTQGEILTVALFTEGEFINVVGTSKGKGFQGVVKRHGFAGVGGQTHGQHDRLRAPGSLGASSWPSRVFKGMRMAGRTGGDRVKTQNLEIVKIIAEKNLLVVKGSVAGAKGSYLIIEK; this is encoded by the coding sequence ATGTCTGGATTAATAGGTAAAAAAGTAGGAATGACCAGTGCTCACGGTGCCAATGGTAAATACATACCATGCACAATTATCGAAGCAGGTCCTTGTGTGATTACACAAGTAAAAACCTTAGACAAAGATGGCTATAATGCTTTGCAATTGGGCTTTGACGAAAAAAAGGAAAAGAACACATCTGCAGCAATGAAAGGTCATTTTGCAAAATCAGCTACTACTCCCAAAAAAAAATTGGTTGAGTTCAGTGATTTTGAAGGAGAAAAAACACAAGGTGAAATTTTAACCGTAGCACTTTTTACTGAAGGAGAATTTATCAATGTGGTTGGTACTTCTAAAGGAAAAGGATTTCAAGGAGTTGTTAAACGTCACGGATTTGCTGGTGTTGGTGGACAAACTCACGGTCAGCACGATCGTTTGAGAGCACCAGGATCATTGGGAGCATCTTCTTGGCCTTCCAGAGTATTCAAAGGAATGCGCATGGCAGGTAGAACTGGTGGAGATCGTGTGAAAACACAAAATTTGGAAATTGTGAAAATAATTGCTGAAAAAAATCTGCTGGTTGTTAAAGGTTCCGTTGCTGGAGCTAAAGGTTCATATTTAATTATTGAAAAATAA
- the rpsS gene encoding 30S ribosomal protein S19, with protein MARSLKKGPFIDSKLEKKILAAVASGKKTVIKTWSRRTMISPDFVGQTIAVHNGNKFIPVYVTENMVGHKFGEFSPTRTFRGHSGNKKSASPSSAPNKK; from the coding sequence ATGGCACGTTCACTTAAAAAAGGTCCTTTTATAGATTCAAAGCTCGAAAAAAAAATTTTGGCGGCGGTTGCATCAGGAAAAAAAACAGTCATCAAAACTTGGTCGAGAAGAACAATGATTTCTCCTGATTTCGTAGGTCAAACCATTGCAGTTCACAACGGAAATAAATTTATTCCCGTATATGTTACCGAGAATATGGTAGGTCACAAATTCGGAGAATTTTCACCCACTCGTACTTTCAGAGGACATTCAGGAAATAAGAAATCCGCATCACCATCATCGGCACCAAATAAAAAATAA